In one Gopherus evgoodei ecotype Sinaloan lineage chromosome 1, rGopEvg1_v1.p, whole genome shotgun sequence genomic region, the following are encoded:
- the PLCXD1 gene encoding PI-PLC X domain-containing protein 1 isoform X2, producing MEATSKRSSHLCHENGDWMSHLPENLWDVPLHNLSLPGSHDAMTYCLDKNSDVSVNESKLLQVIDKCMPCIIRPIIMKWSITQDILREILKWLQTHPQEVVILACRNFDGLTKELHHHLISCIKKIFHSKLCPKDVVPTLRNMWTYRYQVIISYEDVTEVMNHRELWPAIPYWWGNKTAARDLIQYLERMKKNGRPDCFFVAGINLTSDLEYILAHPFGSVKKMALSSLPYLKLWIKKQYPGPKRECINIIAGDFIGNYDFVNDVIELNKKIIPPLHYDGNETELKDVS from the exons ATGGAAGCCACTTCGAAAAGGTCCAGTCATCTGTGCCATGAAAATGGTGACTGGATGTCACACCTGCCAGAAAATCTCTGGGATGTTCCTCTCCATAATTTATCCCTTCCAG GGAGCCATGATGCTATGACTTACTGTTTGGATAAAAACTCTGATGTAAGTGTCAATGAATCAAAGCTGTTGCAGGTGATAGATAAATGTATGCCCTGCATCATACGTCCTATTATTATGAAGTGGTCTATAACACAG GATATTCTGCGGGAAATTTTAAAGTGGTTGCAGACCCATCCTCAGGAGGTCGTTATCCTTGCCTGCAGGAATTTTGATGGATTGACCAAGGAACTCCATCAtcatctgatctcctgcataaaaAAGATTTTTCATTCTAAACTGTGTCCAAAAGAT GTGGTTCCAACGCTACGGAACATGTGGACATATCGGTACCAGGTTATCATCTCCTATGAGGATGTGACTGAAGTAATGAATCACCGTGAACTATGGCCTGCAATTCCATATTGGTGGGGAAACAAGACTGCAGCCCGAGATCTTATTCAGTATCTGGAACGTATGAAAAAGAATGGGCGCCCAG ATTGTTTCTTTGTTGCAGGGATTAACCTTACTTCAGACTTAGAGTACATTCTGGCACATCCATTTGGATCCGTGAAGAAAATGGCCCTTTCTAGCCTTCCATACTTGAAACTCTGGATAAAGAAACAGTATCCAGGACCAAAGAGGGAATGTATCAACATCATTGCTGGAGACTTCATAGGAAATTATGATTTTGTAAATGATGTGATAGAACTTAACAAGAAAATCATCCCTCCATTACATTACGATGGTAATGAGACTGAATTAAAGGATGTTTCATGA
- the PLCXD1 gene encoding PI-PLC X domain-containing protein 1 isoform X1, with product MEATSKRSSHLCHENGDWMSHLPENLWDVPLHNLSLPGSHDAMTYCLDKNSDVSVNESKLLQVIDKCMPCIIRPIIMKWSITQVLSVSEQLDAGIRYLDFRIAHKPNDSSVNLYFVHMVYTTAVVEDILREILKWLQTHPQEVVILACRNFDGLTKELHHHLISCIKKIFHSKLCPKDVVPTLRNMWTYRYQVIISYEDVTEVMNHRELWPAIPYWWGNKTAARDLIQYLERMKKNGRPDCFFVAGINLTSDLEYILAHPFGSVKKMALSSLPYLKLWIKKQYPGPKRECINIIAGDFIGNYDFVNDVIELNKKIIPPLHYDGNETELKDVS from the exons ATGGAAGCCACTTCGAAAAGGTCCAGTCATCTGTGCCATGAAAATGGTGACTGGATGTCACACCTGCCAGAAAATCTCTGGGATGTTCCTCTCCATAATTTATCCCTTCCAG GGAGCCATGATGCTATGACTTACTGTTTGGATAAAAACTCTGATGTAAGTGTCAATGAATCAAAGCTGTTGCAGGTGATAGATAAATGTATGCCCTGCATCATACGTCCTATTATTATGAAGTGGTCTATAACACAG GTACTAAGTGTGTCAGAACAACTGGATGCTGGGATTAGATATTTGGATTTTAGGATTGCTCACAAGCCTAATGACTCTTCTGTGAATTTGTACTTTGTGCACATGGTATACACAACGGCTGTAGTAGAG GATATTCTGCGGGAAATTTTAAAGTGGTTGCAGACCCATCCTCAGGAGGTCGTTATCCTTGCCTGCAGGAATTTTGATGGATTGACCAAGGAACTCCATCAtcatctgatctcctgcataaaaAAGATTTTTCATTCTAAACTGTGTCCAAAAGAT GTGGTTCCAACGCTACGGAACATGTGGACATATCGGTACCAGGTTATCATCTCCTATGAGGATGTGACTGAAGTAATGAATCACCGTGAACTATGGCCTGCAATTCCATATTGGTGGGGAAACAAGACTGCAGCCCGAGATCTTATTCAGTATCTGGAACGTATGAAAAAGAATGGGCGCCCAG ATTGTTTCTTTGTTGCAGGGATTAACCTTACTTCAGACTTAGAGTACATTCTGGCACATCCATTTGGATCCGTGAAGAAAATGGCCCTTTCTAGCCTTCCATACTTGAAACTCTGGATAAAGAAACAGTATCCAGGACCAAAGAGGGAATGTATCAACATCATTGCTGGAGACTTCATAGGAAATTATGATTTTGTAAATGATGTGATAGAACTTAACAAGAAAATCATCCCTCCATTACATTACGATGGTAATGAGACTGAATTAAAGGATGTTTCATGA